The genomic region ACTTCATTCGGTAGCATGATGGCTGCTGTCACACCGTCGGCCCCTGCACAAAACGCACAACCTATTCGTTTACCTTTAATTCGTAAAGTTGTTGCCACAATCCGAACTTTTCCAGCATTGTTCGCGGTTCCAGTTCTCATAATTTGGCCAAATCACCCCAAACCGAAAGATATAAGAATGCACTCGAAATATAGTGAAGTCTAAACTCAAAACAATACAGTGAAGTCACATGTGCACAAGACCACAACTCGGGAGTTCCAAAAAAACAGAGATCGTTGCAGTCTTGCAGATATAAGTTGAATCTTGAATGTACCACACACACAATCACGCCCACAAACCTTTGAACTCCTCTTCTTATTTATACGTGGTGGGAATTACTCAACAAGAAATCGTAAAGTCGCCCTACTGCACAGCTAGCTAATCGCTAAAACTCTACTACTCCACAAGATAATCACAATGACACACACTTCAGTTCAGATCCCAGAACGGCGCGATACTCACACATGTCTCCACCGATCTGCTACTGCTACCACTAAACTCTACCAACCCCTCGTGTCTAACTCTAACCTGGATTACGCGCCTCCAACACGCGCGACGATCACAGCCAGGCGACTAGGCGAGCAACGCGGCGGTGAGGGCCGCGCCGGCGCCGGCCACCCTCCACACGCCTGGCCCGCCCGCGCCACCCGCTGCGACGCTGCGGTGGCCGTGCGATCCTCCTGCGGCCGTCCTCGCGCCGACGCCGGCGGCGGCTCCCGCACCGACCCCGCCGAGGAACGGGCGACCAGAGCGGCCTCTTCCCGACCGGCCGCCACCTGTTCCTGACCCGCCGccgcgtcctcctcctcctccgccaccgcctcctcctcctccgcgaccgccaccgccgccgccgcggcaggATGCACCCTGGAAGTGGGTGGCCATGCATAGCAGCGTCAGCGCTAGTGCGCAGAGCAGCCTCGTCCCGTGTCTCATCGCCGTCGCCGATGCGGTAGCTGCGCGGGGCGGCGATGTGGAGATGGGGAAAGCGCCCGTCACGAGGCCAGCTGGGAGAGTCGTCCTTTTGCCCGTTGCGGTAGGACAGGCGGCGAGAGAGTTTTTTAGCGCCATGACGCTACGCGGCCCACGGATCTACAAGTTGTCAAGTTCGGTTTCGACTTCGCTAGATACGTGGACAAGTCCAGCACTTCGGTTTcagttttgattttttttttcaCGACTTGTAAAACTTACTACAAATAACTGGTTtattatttagttttgaaatcTAATAAATATGTACCAAATTATCTTAAAAGTACTTTTACAAAAATATAAATATATTAAGAGTTTGTGTGTATCGTAACAACAAAATATTGGTGAGAACTATATTTTAAAGCTTGTATCGGTGTTATAAACGTCTTGTATTTTGAAATAGAAGAGTACAAACAACTTCGGTCTTATTTATTTActctccagattatataatccaacttaAATAAgttaaaagaaaaaacataagttactaggtggattatataatctagatat from Zea mays cultivar B73 chromosome 6, Zm-B73-REFERENCE-NAM-5.0, whole genome shotgun sequence harbors:
- the LOC103630558 gene encoding ctenidin-1, which translates into the protein MALKNSLAACPTATGKRTTLPAGLVTGAFPISTSPPRAATASATAMRHGTRLLCALALTLLCMATHFQGASCRGGGGGGRGGGGGGGGGGGGRGGGSGTGGGRSGRGRSGRPFLGGVGAGAAAGVGARTAAGGSHGHRSVAAGGAGGPGVWRVAGAGAALTAALLA